GTTCATCTTCCAGCGCGCCTGCGAAATCCAGGTCATGGCCCAAGGCGGCGGGGCGCAGTTGATTACCATCGATGGGCAGATTCTCTCGGGCGCGAAAGCCATGGTGGCTGGCGTGACCAAAAGCGCCCAGGGCATGGGCGGCGCGCTTGCCTGGCCAGCATTGCTGCGCAAACTCGACCTGACCGATGCGGGTTACAAGCAATAATGCCGCTGACCGAGATACCGCTGCGCATCTGGCGCACCCGTGGGCAGACGTTCGACTTCAAGGGCCATGCCATTCGTTATTGGACGGCGGGCGAGGGTGAGCCTTTGTTGCTGATTCACGGTTTCCCGACCGCCAGCTGGGACTGGCATTTCCTCTGGCAACCCTTGGCGACTCGGTATCGGGTGATTGCCTGCGACATGCTCGGTTTCGGCGACTCAGCCAAACCGCCGCGCCACGCTTACAGCCTCATCCAGCAAGCTGACGTGCAACAAGCCTTGTTGCAGCACCTGGATGAAGAGCGGCCGATTCACGTACTGGCCCATGATTACGGCGACAGCGTTGCCCAGGAGCTGTTGGCTCGTCATCACGAGGGGCGCTTTGCGATGGCCAGTTGCGTATTCCTCAATGGCGGCCTGTTTCCGGAAACCCACCGCAAGGTCCTGGCGCAAAAACTGTTGCTGAGTCCGCTGGGCTGGATATTCAGCCGGTTGTTCGATCGAAGCGGTCTGGCCAACAACTTCAGCAGGATCTTCGGTCCGGACACCGCTCCCAGTGAAAGTGAGCTGGACGATCTGTGGAGCCTGATCACGGCCAACAAGGGTGAGCGAGTCATGCATCGCCTGATTCGTTATATCCCGGAGCGCATCGAGCAACGTGAACGCTGGGTGGGCGCCATGCAGACGGGAGGCGTGCCGTTAAGAGTGATTGACGGGGCGGTCGACCCGATTTCAGGCGCGCATATGGTCGAGCGCTACCGGCAGCTGATCCCCGACGCTGATACCGTGCTGCTGGAGGGCATCGGTCACTACCCGCAATTGGAGGCGCCATCGTTAGTGCTTTGCCACTATCTGGCGTTCCGGGCTGCCATAGAGATAGAAGCGACGGCGGGCGCGACCCGAGACGCGGCGCATCCAGCGGCATTATCGAGCACTATTCAGCGAGGATTGGTTTGATTGTGACTGGAAGTCGGGTGGACGACACTGATGCGAGCGCGTCGCTGCCGACCTTTCCTGGAGCTAGTCATGAGTGAACCTGTCCATTTTGACGACAAAGTAGTGATCGTCACCGGTGCTGGCGGCGGATTGGGGCGCGCTCATGCGTTGCTGTTTGCCCGCCATGGCGCTCGCGTGGTGGTCAACGATCTTGGCGGTTCCGCCAGCGGGGAAGGCGCCAACGCGTCGGCGGCAGATCGAGTGGTCAGCGAGATCCGCGATGCGGGCGGCACGGCGGTGGCCAATCACGATTCGGTAACCGATGGCGACAAGATCGTCCAGAACGCTCTGGACGCTTTCGGTCGCATTGACGTCGTGGTGAACAACGCCGGAATCCTGCGCGATAAATCTTTCGTCAAAATGGAAGACACCGACTGGGATCTGGTTTATCGCGTGCACGTCGAGGGCGCTTATAAAGTGACGCATGCGGCCTGGCCTCATTTGCGCCAGCAAAATTACGGCCGCGTGATATTTACCTCTTCGACCTCCGGTATCTACGGCAACTTCGGCCAATCCAATTACGGCATGGCCAAGTTGGGGCTATATGGCCTGACACGCACCTTGGCCCTGGAAGGTCGCAAGAACAACATCCTGGTCAATGCCATCGCCCCAACCGGTGGCACGCGAATGACCGAAGGGCTGATCCCGCCCAATGTCTTTGAGTTGCTCAAGCCTGAACTGATCAGCCCGTTAGTCGTGTATCTGGGCAGCGAACAGTGCCAGGACAGCGCGGGTTTGTTCGAAGTAGGCGGCGGCTGGATCGGCAAAGTCCGCTGGGAGCGAAGCCTCGGCGCAGGCTTCGATCCTCATGCAGGGTTCAGCCCGGAAGACGTCGCCGCGCAGTGGCAAGTCATTAGTGATTTCGCGGGCGCAGTGCATCCTGGGGATAACGTTGAGGCTCTGAAAGAAATGATGGCTAATCTGCAGAGGTATATGGGTTAAATAAAACTATCTAATTGCGCAACGAAACGGCTGATTAAATAATTGATAATTAGGAAGTTTCGTTGTTCGGCGTAAGAATATTCCATATGGAAAGTAGTACCCGTCTGGATTTAACCCGTTAGGTGTTCTGTCTATAAAGTCGCCCGGCCAGTTCCCGATATGTTCGATGAATACTTCATTCGACGTAAAAGGAGCAGCATCATGGGAATGGTTAATCGATACGCCGAAATGCCGCCAGTCATTATCAAACCACGGCTGGAAGACCCATCCATTAAAAAAACCAGTGCCGATACCAATCGCATCTTGTTGGAAATCGGCGAGAATCCCGTCGCGCTCAATACCATGGCCATGGAGCAAAGCAAACTCCGACCCTTATTCAAAGATTTTGATGCGGAAAAGGTCAGCCCTGAAGAATTGGGAAACTTTGGCAAACAGCTTCTGGCTTTTGGTCTGATCGATAATCTGACTGCGGATCTAATGGGCCGTGCGGCCCTGGAGTTTGACAAGGACGGCAAAATCTCCCACCCGGATATCAAGATCAATGCTCTGGAGTTCTTCGCCAAACGTATCGATGAAATGCAGACCAAAGTAATGACCGGTGACAAATACTCGAAACTGTTGTTGCCGGACTACATCAAGACGGTCCATGTCATGAAAAATCTTCAGGTGTTTGCATCCACAGGCGACAGTTACGGGACGATGGCCCTTAACAAACGCATAAAAAATGGCGAAAAGATCAAGGATGAACTCCTGCCACCCAAATTGAAATCGAAGGTGTAGTGGCGCAAAGCCATAGTTTGGCGGAGGGCAAAAAAAAGCCGCTGTATTAACAGCGGCTAAACAAGACGTGGATCCAGGAGCTATAAAATCAACGTCGATACACTCTGAAAGTCCGGCACGTCAGGGACAGCAACGCGCCAGCGAAAATCGATGGGGTAAACAAGACAAGTTAGTTGAGCGGCTTGCTTAAAGTCCGGCAAGAATAGAGTGTTTAATTGCATTAGAAAACAGTGGTTTGCGACATTAACTGTTGCATGCACGGCAACAGTCGCCACAGGTGGCTCAGTGTATGGCTTTGCTCGATGGCAGCTGACTCAAGCGTTCGGCGAGCCTGAGGCGCTGCAGCGGATCGTCGCTTAACAGCAGCGCGTGTTCCAGATCAAATCGCTCGGCCTGCGGGCATTCCAGGGCGTGATACAGACCGGCCCGGACCAGATGATCGCCAGTGGTCGCCTGGCCCAGTTCCACCACGCGATCAGCATCTTTAAGCGACGCCAGCAGATCATCATTGAGTTGATGCAGATGCCGAAGATTGCGCGAAAGCCGTTGCAGCATGCTCAGGTCCGTCGCGCGAATCATGTGCGCGGCGCGCAGTTGCATGTCTGGCCCGAACTGGCGAACCAGCAGCTCTCGGCAGTCTTGCGGGTAGAGCCGTCGTCCGCCACAAGGGTCCAGCAGATGGTCGGCGCCGGGCACCCGCAGCAGGAAATGCCCGGGGAAGTTCACCCCTTCCAGCTTGATATCCAGTCGTCTGGCGATTTCCAGGGCGATCAACGCCAGGGCCAATGGTTGGCCGCGACGACGTTGCACCACTTTGTGCAACAGCGCCGATTCAGGTTTAGGAGGGTTCCAGTCGTCCTGGGCAAACCCCATGGCGTTGAGTTGGCGCAACAAGGGTTGGGCCAGCTCGGAAGGCGGCAGCGAGGGAAGGGCGTTGTTTACCTGGCGCTGCAATTGATCCATTTCGGCGCGCAGCTGCTGGGGAAGAAACGTTGGGTCATGTTCGGCCGAAACCCACAGCGCAGCCTCGAACACATCGCCAGGGCTTTGGTGCAGGCTAGACAGGCAATGCTGGCGTGGCGTCATTGACCCCTCCGACCGAATCCGGGCAACTGGAATGTTGTTGGCAGCGATGACTTGTTTTAGCCCCCGTCGCAGATTTCGTCCAGTGCCGAATGTGAGTGCGGATGTGTTTTATCCACATGCACCAGCGGTCAATCATTTTTTCCAGCAGCGCCTATAATCGCCTTAGAAAAAAAGTATTCCGGGAGCACTGCCGATGTTCGCTCTCATGCACAGTTCACGCATCGAATCACTGCATCTGGTCGTCGATCCCGAAACCGGCCTGAAGGCGGTGATCGCTATCGACAATTGCCAGCGCGGTCCTGCCTTGGGTGGATGTCGTTATCTTGCCTATCCCGATGAAGACAGCGCCATCGAGGACGCCATCCGTCTGGCTAGAAACATGAGCTACAAAGCGGTCCTCGCGGGCCTTCCGCAAGGTGGCGGCAAGGCGGTCATCATGCGTCCTGCACATGTACCGGATCGCGCTGCTCTGTTCGAGGCGTTCGGACGCTTCGTCGAGAGCCTCGACGGACGCTACATCACGGCCGTGGACAGCGGAACCTCCAGTGCCGATATGGACTGCATTGCGCAACACACCCAACACGTGACCAGCACCACCGAAGCCGGCGATCCTTCGGCGCATACCGCCATGGGCGTTTTTGCCGGGATTCGGACCACGGCCATGGCGCGTCTGGGCAGCGACAATCTGGAAGGGCTGCGCGTCGCCATTCAGGGCCTGGGGCATGTGGGTTACGCCCTGGCCGAACAACTTCATGCGGCCGGTGCCGACTTGCTGGTCAGCGATCTGGACTGCGGACGCGTGCAGCTCGCAATGGAGCAGTTTGGCGCCCATCCGATTGCCTGCGAAGCGCTGCTCAGCACGCCTTGCGACATCCTCGCACCCTGCGGGCTGGGCGCGGTGCTCAACAGCAAAACGGTTGCGCAGCTACGTTGCGCGGCGGTGGCGGGCGGGGCCAACAATCAACTGACCAGCCTGCAGGTCGCCGACCAACTGGAAAATCGCGGCATTCTGTATGCGCCGGACTATGTGATCAATTCTGGCGGACTCATCTACGTCGCCCTGCAACATCGCGGGGAAACCCTCTCCACCATCACCGCCCATCTTGCCCAGATCGGACAACGATTGACTGAGGTCTACGCTCACGCACAGGCGGAAAAGCGCTCACCCGCGCGGGTCGCTGACATGCTGGCGGAGCACCTCTTGAACGTCGGCCCACGCCTTACCCGGTGATTGCCGACGCCTGAAAACCTCGTCGCCACAAGTGCCGAGGTTTTCGTGTAGCACGCGTATCCCGCGTGTAAGGAGAAAGCAATGCCCAGCACCAGGCTCAATGTTGCGTATACCCGTTACCTTGCCCCGGATGGTCGTCTGACAGGTGAACTGCCGCCCTGGGCCGACGACTTCAATCTCCTGACCCGTCTCTACCGACAAATGGTCCTGACCCGGCTCTTCGATCAAAAAGCCGTAGCGCTGCAACGGACCGGGCGCATCGGCACTTACGCGCCGACCCTTGGTCAGGAAGCCATTGGCGTTGCCATCGGCAGCCTCATGCATCCTGAAGACGTGCTTATCCCGTATTACCGCGACACTGCCGTGCAGTTGATGCGTGGCGTGCACATGGAAGAAATCCTTTTGTATTGGGGCGGTGACGAACGCGGCAGCAATTTTGCCGAGCCAGCCGTCGCTGAGGATTTCCCGCTCTGCGTGCCGATTGCCACTCAGGCGTTGCATGCTTGCGGCGTCGCCAGCGCGTTCAAGATTCGCGGCGAGCATCGAGTTGCCGTGACCACTTGCGGCGACGGCGCGACCAGCAAGGGTGATTTTCTCGAAGCGCTGAATGTAGCGGGCGCCTGGCAATTGCCGGTGGTGTTCGTCATCAACAACAATCAGTGGGCAATATCCGTGCCCCGGCGCATGCAATGCGGCGCGCCAACCCTGGCGCAAAAAGCCATCGGTGCCGGCTTCCATGGCGAGCAAGTCGACGGAAACGACATTCTTGCCGTCTACGATCGCATGCAGATTGCCCTGGAACGTGCGCGCAAAGGCAAGGGGCCAGTGCTGCTGGAATGCCTGAGCTACCGGCTCGGCGATCACACTACGGCGGATGACGCTACGCGTTATCGGGCCGCTGAAGAAGTGAAACAGGCCTGGCTGGAAGAGCCGATCAAACGCCTGCAATCGTTCATGGCCAGTCAGGGGATTTGGGACGAAGGCCGCGAACAGGCGCTCATCACTGAATGCCAGGCGCTGGTGCAGCAGGCGGTTGATGCGTTCGACGCAGCCGGTATTCAGTCGCCGGAATCGGTGATCGATCACGTCTACGCCAAATGGCCGGCGGCACTCGCCGAGCAGCGTGAATGGTTCCTTGAGCGGGCCGCACGCCGCGCCGGAGGTGAGCATCATGACCAGTGAAAAAGTCAGCCTGCTGGAAGCGGTCAACCTTGCCCTGCATCGGGCCATGGCCGAAGACGAAAACGTCGTAGTGCTGGGTGAGGACGTTGGCGTCAATGGCGGCGTGTTCCGCGCCACACAAGGTCTGCGCGACAGTTTTGGTTTCAAGCGGGTGATCGATTCGCCGCTGGCGGAAACCATGCTCGGCGGATTGGTCATCGGCATGGCGGCACAGGGATTGAAACCGGTGGTGGAAATCCAGTTCATGGGCTTTATCTATGCCGCCATGGAACACCTGGTTTCCCACGCCAGCCGCATGCGCAACCGGACTCGCG
This genomic window from Pseudomonas sp. G.S.17 contains:
- a CDS encoding Glu/Leu/Phe/Val dehydrogenase dimerization domain-containing protein, with the protein product MFALMHSSRIESLHLVVDPETGLKAVIAIDNCQRGPALGGCRYLAYPDEDSAIEDAIRLARNMSYKAVLAGLPQGGGKAVIMRPAHVPDRAALFEAFGRFVESLDGRYITAVDSGTSSADMDCIAQHTQHVTSTTEAGDPSAHTAMGVFAGIRTTAMARLGSDNLEGLRVAIQGLGHVGYALAEQLHAAGADLLVSDLDCGRVQLAMEQFGAHPIACEALLSTPCDILAPCGLGAVLNSKTVAQLRCAAVAGGANNQLTSLQVADQLENRGILYAPDYVINSGGLIYVALQHRGETLSTITAHLAQIGQRLTEVYAHAQAEKRSPARVADMLAEHLLNVGPRLTR
- a CDS encoding SDR family oxidoreductase produces the protein MSEPVHFDDKVVIVTGAGGGLGRAHALLFARHGARVVVNDLGGSASGEGANASAADRVVSEIRDAGGTAVANHDSVTDGDKIVQNALDAFGRIDVVVNNAGILRDKSFVKMEDTDWDLVYRVHVEGAYKVTHAAWPHLRQQNYGRVIFTSSTSGIYGNFGQSNYGMAKLGLYGLTRTLALEGRKNNILVNAIAPTGGTRMTEGLIPPNVFELLKPELISPLVVYLGSEQCQDSAGLFEVGGGWIGKVRWERSLGAGFDPHAGFSPEDVAAQWQVISDFAGAVHPGDNVEALKEMMANLQRYMG
- a CDS encoding transglutaminase family protein; this encodes MTPRQHCLSSLHQSPGDVFEAALWVSAEHDPTFLPQQLRAEMDQLQRQVNNALPSLPPSELAQPLLRQLNAMGFAQDDWNPPKPESALLHKVVQRRRGQPLALALIALEIARRLDIKLEGVNFPGHFLLRVPGADHLLDPCGGRRLYPQDCRELLVRQFGPDMQLRAAHMIRATDLSMLQRLSRNLRHLHQLNDDLLASLKDADRVVELGQATTGDHLVRAGLYHALECPQAERFDLEHALLLSDDPLQRLRLAERLSQLPSSKAIH
- the pdhA gene encoding pyruvate dehydrogenase (acetyl-transferring) E1 component subunit alpha, which produces MPSTRLNVAYTRYLAPDGRLTGELPPWADDFNLLTRLYRQMVLTRLFDQKAVALQRTGRIGTYAPTLGQEAIGVAIGSLMHPEDVLIPYYRDTAVQLMRGVHMEEILLYWGGDERGSNFAEPAVAEDFPLCVPIATQALHACGVASAFKIRGEHRVAVTTCGDGATSKGDFLEALNVAGAWQLPVVFVINNNQWAISVPRRMQCGAPTLAQKAIGAGFHGEQVDGNDILAVYDRMQIALERARKGKGPVLLECLSYRLGDHTTADDATRYRAAEEVKQAWLEEPIKRLQSFMASQGIWDEGREQALITECQALVQQAVDAFDAAGIQSPESVIDHVYAKWPAALAEQREWFLERAARRAGGEHHDQ
- a CDS encoding alpha/beta hydrolase — encoded protein: MPLTEIPLRIWRTRGQTFDFKGHAIRYWTAGEGEPLLLIHGFPTASWDWHFLWQPLATRYRVIACDMLGFGDSAKPPRHAYSLIQQADVQQALLQHLDEERPIHVLAHDYGDSVAQELLARHHEGRFAMASCVFLNGGLFPETHRKVLAQKLLLSPLGWIFSRLFDRSGLANNFSRIFGPDTAPSESELDDLWSLITANKGERVMHRLIRYIPERIEQRERWVGAMQTGGVPLRVIDGAVDPISGAHMVERYRQLIPDADTVLLEGIGHYPQLEAPSLVLCHYLAFRAAIEIEATAGATRDAAHPAALSSTIQRGLV